One Fuerstiella marisgermanici DNA window includes the following coding sequences:
- the kdsB gene encoding 3-deoxy-manno-octulosonate cytidylyltransferase, protein MRTVGIIPARLQSSRLPEKLLLNETGRPLIEYVWQVAQQCTALDEVIVATDSPRIQEAVTSFGGRAELTGEFPSGSDRVADIARRCCPDADVIVNLQGDEPELEVATIDSLVTTLRESGAEMATVAAPLSDVDAIQSPDCVKVVVSDNGNALYFSRSVIPFPRGTSVADTLKAATATPWLLHVGLYAYRHDFLLRLTSMEPSTLEELEKLEQLRALQTGASIAVTVIPEAAVGIDTPEDYAAFVKRETSRSR, encoded by the coding sequence GTGAGAACCGTTGGAATCATCCCCGCCCGGCTGCAATCGAGTCGCCTGCCTGAAAAGTTACTGCTGAACGAAACCGGCCGCCCGCTGATCGAATACGTCTGGCAGGTGGCTCAACAATGCACCGCTCTTGACGAAGTCATCGTGGCAACGGACAGCCCGCGAATTCAGGAAGCTGTGACTTCGTTTGGTGGCCGCGCTGAATTGACGGGCGAATTCCCCAGCGGCAGCGACCGAGTCGCCGACATCGCGCGACGGTGTTGCCCGGATGCAGATGTGATTGTCAATCTGCAGGGCGACGAACCGGAACTGGAAGTCGCGACGATCGATTCGTTGGTGACGACGCTACGGGAATCCGGAGCAGAAATGGCGACCGTTGCGGCACCGCTGTCTGATGTGGACGCCATCCAAAGCCCCGATTGCGTCAAGGTGGTTGTCAGCGACAACGGTAACGCGCTGTACTTCAGCCGATCCGTCATTCCTTTTCCGCGTGGAACATCGGTGGCAGACACGCTGAAAGCCGCCACAGCAACACCGTGGCTGCTGCACGTTGGCCTGTACGCCTACCGGCACGATTTTCTGCTGCGGTTAACATCAATGGAGCCATCGACGCTGGAAGAACTCGAAAAACTGGAACAGCTTCGAGCTCTTCAAACAGGCGCGTCCATCGCGGTGACCGTGATTCCGGAAGCAGCCGTCGGCATTGACACGCCTGAAGATTACGCCGCGTTTGTGAAACGTGAAACGTCGCGAAGTCGTTGA
- a CDS encoding DUF4129 domain-containing protein has protein sequence MSCGYRISIGQSPCRKLSAESSLAKAILLAIVCCTCAPQSSADEGSLPSAEIRRVASEVMQQQDFRAVRRRVLENLPNDETSGGDGFLADTIGSVSSAIGDFFRWVFGGLFQPRNTIPQAQPPPVQTSGSGGFSMDIGRLLLFIGLGVLVAVAIWIIASVLKSRDGRRTPNSNGLFDETGAISNLAVPPGELAVSTYESRAIQFAQEGDFRLAVRELLIGSMSWIERAGLIRFRKGLTNRDYIRAVWRQDERRLAYAETALQFERIYFGRRTATRETFDECLHHFQGSFREEEATTAAV, from the coding sequence ATGAGCTGCGGATATCGCATTTCCATTGGCCAGTCGCCGTGCCGCAAGCTGAGTGCCGAATCGTCTTTGGCGAAGGCAATCCTGCTCGCCATCGTATGCTGCACTTGTGCTCCACAATCTTCAGCCGATGAAGGCTCATTACCATCGGCCGAAATCCGTCGCGTGGCCAGTGAAGTGATGCAGCAACAGGACTTCCGCGCCGTGCGACGACGCGTGCTGGAGAATCTGCCGAACGACGAAACAAGCGGCGGCGACGGTTTTCTGGCGGACACAATTGGCAGCGTCAGTTCGGCCATCGGCGATTTCTTTCGATGGGTTTTCGGTGGCTTGTTTCAACCTCGCAACACCATTCCCCAGGCTCAGCCACCCCCAGTACAAACTTCGGGCAGCGGCGGCTTCAGCATGGACATCGGCAGGCTGTTGCTGTTTATCGGTTTGGGAGTACTGGTGGCGGTGGCGATCTGGATTATCGCGTCTGTCCTCAAAAGTCGCGATGGTCGACGAACACCAAACTCGAACGGGCTGTTCGATGAAACCGGCGCGATCAGCAATCTGGCTGTGCCGCCTGGTGAGCTGGCCGTTTCGACTTACGAATCGCGGGCCATCCAGTTCGCTCAGGAAGGCGACTTCCGTCTTGCAGTTCGGGAACTGTTGATCGGTAGCATGAGTTGGATTGAGCGCGCGGGACTGATCCGGTTCCGCAAGGGCTTGACCAACCGCGACTATATTCGCGCCGTTTGGCGACAGGATGAACGTCGGCTGGCGTACGCAGAAACGGCGCTTCAGTTTGAGAGAATCTACTTTGGTCGTCGCACGGCGACTCGTGAAACATTTGACGAATGCCTGCACCATTTTCAGGGGTCTTTTCGTGAAGAAGAAGCGACGACTGCAGCGGTCTGA
- a CDS encoding PP2C family protein-serine/threonine phosphatase, giving the protein MVADSSFELLLVEDNSADAGLIQAHLRVGMKGVEVVRVDRLSTAVDALATGRFSVVLLDLNLPDCSGVETFHRLAAKCNGTPIVVLSGMEDAETAIEAVGAGADDYVQKTHYDAQTLARSVRFAMERSTRRITERELINARSELAAAQRIQDSMYPGRPPEICGLDIASGIRSAGIGCGDYYDFIQLQDGRHLVAIGDVSGHGMASAIVMAETRACLHTLTDVKSQPSAMLSAMNRLIYASTSDEMFVTLLLVIYDPKNSTFEYFNAGHPGWVMRKHGPQQLTTHQLPIGLIAELDYSQSDTFRMATDDILVIPTDGIAETPSGSEMFGNQRLLSCISDNRHHSAAKIVENLFTAAMTYAESDVPADDMTVVVMKAE; this is encoded by the coding sequence ATGGTGGCGGATTCGTCATTTGAATTACTGTTGGTGGAAGACAATTCTGCCGACGCAGGACTCATTCAAGCTCATCTTCGAGTTGGAATGAAGGGCGTGGAAGTTGTTCGCGTCGACCGGCTTTCCACCGCCGTTGACGCTCTGGCCACCGGGCGATTCAGCGTCGTCCTGCTGGATTTGAACCTACCCGATTGTTCCGGCGTGGAAACATTTCACCGGTTGGCGGCGAAATGCAACGGCACGCCAATCGTCGTGCTAAGCGGCATGGAAGACGCAGAAACCGCCATCGAAGCAGTCGGGGCTGGTGCCGACGACTACGTCCAAAAGACGCACTACGACGCTCAAACGCTGGCTCGCAGCGTCCGCTTTGCCATGGAACGGTCAACTCGCCGCATCACGGAGCGTGAACTGATCAATGCTCGAAGTGAATTGGCGGCCGCTCAAAGAATTCAGGATTCAATGTACCCGGGTCGCCCGCCTGAAATCTGCGGTTTAGATATTGCATCCGGCATCCGGTCGGCCGGAATCGGATGTGGTGACTACTACGATTTCATTCAACTGCAGGACGGACGTCATCTGGTTGCGATTGGTGATGTATCCGGGCATGGGATGGCTTCGGCCATCGTCATGGCAGAAACACGTGCCTGTCTGCACACGCTGACGGATGTGAAATCGCAGCCGTCGGCAATGCTGTCGGCCATGAATCGGCTGATCTACGCCAGTACGTCGGACGAAATGTTCGTGACGCTGCTATTGGTGATCTACGACCCGAAAAACAGCACGTTCGAATACTTTAACGCGGGGCACCCCGGATGGGTGATGCGTAAGCACGGGCCGCAGCAGTTGACAACTCATCAGTTGCCGATCGGTCTGATCGCGGAACTCGACTACTCTCAAAGCGATACGTTTCGGATGGCGACCGACGATATTCTCGTGATACCGACAGACGGTATTGCCGAAACTCCGTCCGGCAGCGAAATGTTTGGCAACCAACGGTTGTTGAGCTGCATTTCCGACAACCGGCACCATTCGGCCGCCAAAATCGTCGAAAATCTATTCACGGCGGCGATGACATACGCAGAATCGGACGTGCCGGCGGATGACATGACGGTTGTCGTGATGAAGGCAGAATAA
- a CDS encoding Gfo/Idh/MocA family protein, with the protein MQRRTFLSASSATLLAGIAPRLHASGARAPRRVGLIGAGWYGKCDLLRLIQVEDVDVVGLCDVDSQMLSGAADIVSQRQKSGKKPNTWSDYRQMLKDEQFDIMLVDTPDHWHALPAIAAMNAGCDLWVQKPISVDVEEGHAMLTTARKTDRVVQVGTQRRSTPHLIEARDRVVNEGLLGDIGLVECYCYYHMRSQKNPPDSMPPQHLDYNMWTGPAPMRPFNELVHPRGWRVFMEYCNGIVGDMCIHMYDMVRWMLELGWPTHISSSGGILVQTDAKANTTDTQTATFHHPDFPVLWQHRTWGDAPDKDYPWGATIYGSKGTLKLSVHKYEFTPRGKQNPTVKGDVLMELDEYPEDKTEERLEKHVAPAIRGHMKDFLSCIDSRKRPVADIEQGYISTASCILANIALDVGRTLQWDPKTHKVVNDTEANEKLSRPYRAPWEHPKPVDV; encoded by the coding sequence ATGCAGCGACGAACCTTCCTTTCCGCTTCCAGCGCCACTCTGTTGGCTGGCATCGCACCGCGTCTGCACGCTTCGGGTGCTCGAGCCCCGCGTCGCGTTGGGTTGATCGGTGCTGGCTGGTATGGCAAGTGTGATCTGCTGCGACTGATTCAGGTGGAAGACGTTGATGTCGTCGGGTTATGTGATGTCGACAGCCAGATGCTTTCCGGCGCTGCCGACATCGTTTCGCAGAGGCAGAAGTCAGGGAAGAAGCCGAACACGTGGTCGGACTATCGTCAAATGTTGAAGGACGAGCAGTTCGACATCATGCTGGTCGACACTCCCGATCACTGGCACGCTTTGCCTGCCATCGCCGCGATGAATGCCGGGTGCGATTTGTGGGTTCAGAAACCGATCAGCGTCGACGTGGAAGAAGGTCACGCGATGCTCACGACCGCTCGTAAAACCGATCGCGTCGTGCAAGTAGGAACTCAACGCCGCAGCACGCCGCATCTTATTGAAGCTCGCGATCGCGTTGTCAACGAAGGGCTGCTGGGCGATATCGGACTGGTCGAGTGCTACTGCTATTACCACATGAGATCTCAAAAGAATCCGCCGGATTCGATGCCGCCACAGCATCTGGATTACAACATGTGGACTGGCCCCGCGCCGATGCGACCGTTTAATGAACTGGTTCACCCGCGCGGTTGGCGAGTGTTTATGGAATACTGCAACGGCATTGTCGGCGACATGTGCATTCACATGTACGACATGGTGCGTTGGATGCTGGAACTGGGCTGGCCGACTCACATCAGCAGCAGCGGCGGCATTCTGGTGCAGACGGATGCCAAAGCGAACACCACTGATACTCAAACGGCCACCTTCCATCACCCCGACTTCCCCGTCCTTTGGCAGCACCGCACGTGGGGCGACGCTCCGGATAAAGACTATCCCTGGGGCGCGACGATTTACGGCAGCAAAGGCACGCTAAAGCTAAGCGTACACAAGTACGAATTCACGCCGCGCGGTAAGCAGAATCCGACCGTGAAGGGTGACGTGCTGATGGAGCTGGATGAATACCCGGAAGATAAGACAGAGGAGCGTTTGGAAAAACATGTGGCGCCAGCGATTCGTGGTCACATGAAAGATTTTCTGTCGTGTATCGATTCGCGAAAACGTCCGGTGGCCGATATCGAACAGGGATACATTTCCACCGCCAGTTGCATTCTGGCCAACATCGCGCTGGACGTTGGGCGCACTTTGCAGTGGGATCCGAAGACTCACAAAGTGGTGAACGACACCGAAGCCAACGAAAAACTCAGCCGCCCCTATCGAGCTCCATGGGAACATCCCAAGCCGGTTGATGTGTAG
- a CDS encoding stage II sporulation protein M, with protein sequence MNRERFIKQRRTDWQQMETLLASLQRSRLGKWTGRDVTRLSKLYRSVCYDLSLVQSREWGVRLEQYLNDLVAQGHNCLYRAPPRSLDTALTFLSDGFPALLRKRKNFFFVALALFAIPFLVSFWLTKSDQATAEWLVDKTAMEHSRESYSKAFYNSIDARYADERSRMVGFYVQNNIGIAFQCFAFGVTFGIGTVVKLLFNGIALGAISGYLVSEGLGDNFFSFAISHGSFELTAIAVAGAAGLLVGWGMVHPGELSRAESLRVHGLDAIKLASGSGFMLAIAALIEAYFSPMAIPHAVKYVVGTMLWLIVFLYLGFGGRGMVELARSGKIQRATTKTSGISSVGARQQTL encoded by the coding sequence TTGAACCGCGAACGTTTTATCAAACAGCGAAGAACCGACTGGCAGCAAATGGAAACATTGCTGGCGTCACTGCAGCGTTCGCGATTGGGCAAGTGGACGGGCCGTGACGTGACACGCTTGTCCAAGCTGTACCGTTCCGTGTGCTACGACTTATCGTTGGTTCAGTCGCGAGAATGGGGCGTGCGTCTGGAACAATACCTGAACGACCTGGTGGCTCAGGGACACAACTGCCTGTACCGAGCTCCGCCGCGATCGCTGGACACGGCACTCACCTTCTTATCGGACGGCTTTCCAGCCTTGCTGCGCAAGCGGAAGAACTTCTTCTTTGTGGCATTGGCCTTGTTTGCTATTCCGTTTCTGGTCTCGTTTTGGTTGACGAAGTCAGACCAGGCGACGGCGGAATGGCTCGTCGACAAGACGGCAATGGAGCACTCAAGGGAAAGCTATTCGAAGGCTTTTTACAACTCCATTGACGCCCGATACGCCGACGAACGTTCGCGCATGGTGGGCTTCTACGTGCAAAATAATATTGGCATCGCGTTTCAGTGTTTTGCCTTCGGTGTCACATTCGGCATTGGTACCGTCGTAAAGCTGCTGTTTAACGGAATTGCGCTTGGCGCGATTTCCGGGTATCTTGTGAGCGAAGGATTGGGCGACAACTTTTTCAGCTTCGCGATTTCGCATGGTTCCTTCGAACTGACAGCGATTGCTGTGGCAGGAGCGGCCGGATTACTGGTTGGCTGGGGGATGGTTCATCCGGGCGAATTGTCGCGAGCCGAATCGTTGCGAGTCCACGGTCTGGACGCCATTAAGCTGGCCAGCGGGTCCGGCTTTATGCTGGCCATCGCCGCTTTGATCGAAGCCTATTTCTCTCCCATGGCGATTCCCCATGCCGTAAAATACGTTGTTGGGACGATGCTGTGGTTGATCGTGTTTCTGTATCTAGGCTTCGGTGGTCGCGGCATGGTTGAGCTGGCTCGCAGTGGGAAAATCCAGCGTGCGACGACTAAGACGTCCGGAATCAGTTCCGTTGGCGCGAGGCAGCAAACGCTATGA
- a CDS encoding DUF4350 domain-containing protein has protein sequence MKKKRRLQRSDMLWLAAVALLVLLQFWWLPGDPGTPDDTYSSTIQGKRGFFQTLEQLSKAGLLPPVRREAAKLIPDEPCTLVVLSPDRYPDENEQAELTKFVYNGGSLVFAPNWTSPDCHIRGLSIKTEREWFASEEIAVAPAPVNPANGTSSDGTPPPADAGEPVMQAEAEENPADAVPRTAAPPVQNSPPQKQPRSKQNKNMPVDEGVIRNPLGHTPISPPTPPTEAADSNDAENLSTDIAELEIESQLIPGTFPWRSHATLVDQGLRPVVLVQTTSGDVQAAAWQYAQGLVLASASSDVFSNRAMLDEAQAELAIRLIEYAHAHHINNSSLNQLSDDPQIVVSEFLNASDAYRGTAVLMSPTLRSGTLQLITIALLAGWFGFHRFGPAKQDMSIQRRSLTESAAAVGNLHFRTGSGNEAVRNYLDYMKTQLQKMFGRSVHLTDTATIAARSGMLPEDVERRVRRATVLGNDHSVNTSQAADAIRGLSEILNRLQGIR, from the coding sequence GTGAAGAAGAAGCGACGACTGCAGCGGTCTGACATGCTGTGGCTGGCGGCCGTCGCGTTGCTGGTGCTGCTGCAGTTTTGGTGGTTGCCGGGTGACCCGGGCACGCCGGATGACACGTACAGCAGCACCATTCAAGGCAAGCGAGGTTTCTTTCAAACGCTGGAACAGCTTTCGAAGGCCGGTTTGCTGCCACCAGTGCGCCGGGAGGCGGCCAAACTTATTCCGGACGAACCCTGCACTCTGGTGGTCCTGAGTCCTGATCGTTATCCCGATGAAAATGAACAGGCTGAGCTGACGAAATTCGTTTACAACGGCGGTTCGCTGGTCTTTGCACCGAACTGGACGTCGCCCGATTGCCATATCCGCGGCTTGAGTATCAAGACCGAACGGGAATGGTTTGCATCGGAAGAAATCGCTGTGGCACCCGCCCCGGTCAATCCTGCAAACGGCACGTCCTCAGATGGTACTCCGCCCCCGGCAGATGCCGGCGAGCCCGTGATGCAGGCCGAGGCGGAAGAAAATCCAGCTGACGCCGTTCCCAGGACCGCTGCCCCGCCGGTGCAAAACTCGCCGCCTCAAAAACAGCCGCGTTCAAAGCAAAACAAGAATATGCCAGTGGATGAAGGTGTGATTCGTAATCCGTTGGGACATACGCCCATCAGTCCGCCGACTCCGCCCACCGAAGCCGCTGACAGCAACGACGCGGAAAACCTGTCGACAGACATCGCCGAACTGGAAATTGAAAGCCAGCTGATTCCGGGCACGTTCCCCTGGCGAAGTCACGCGACGCTGGTCGATCAGGGATTGCGACCGGTCGTTCTGGTACAGACAACAAGCGGCGACGTTCAGGCCGCCGCATGGCAATACGCTCAGGGCCTTGTGTTGGCCAGCGCCAGTTCGGACGTGTTTTCAAATCGAGCGATGTTGGACGAAGCTCAAGCAGAATTAGCCATTCGCCTGATCGAATACGCTCACGCGCATCACATCAACAACAGCAGCCTCAATCAACTTTCGGACGATCCGCAGATTGTGGTGAGTGAGTTTCTAAATGCCAGCGATGCGTACCGCGGCACTGCCGTGTTGATGAGCCCCACGCTGCGATCGGGAACTCTGCAGTTGATCACGATTGCACTGCTGGCGGGGTGGTTTGGCTTCCATCGATTCGGACCGGCGAAGCAGGACATGTCGATCCAACGCCGCAGTCTAACGGAGAGCGCGGCGGCGGTTGGGAACCTTCATTTTCGCACCGGCAGCGGCAACGAAGCCGTGCGGAATTACCTTGACTACATGAAAACTCAACTGCAGAAAATGTTCGGGCGTTCCGTACACCTCACGGACACAGCAACCATCGCCGCTCGCTCCGGAATGTTGCCCGAAGACGTCGAACGTCGTGTGCGGCGAGCAACCGTGCTCGGAAACGACCACTCCGTCAATACGTCTCAGGCGGCCGATGCGATTCGAGGTCTGTCCGAAATCCTGAACCGTCTACAGGGAATTCGATAA
- a CDS encoding RDD family protein — protein sequence MSDDSSKLTVDTRVTVETPEGVDFRFVIAGPGKRGRAFVIDVFVKIAITMLGWLLVVAMTALMTGADYDFQVSGVSVGLMSVLAFSLTWLYGACFEAFWNGQTPGKRSENLRVVRTNGTPVGWFEAFGRNLVLFVDLLPLLVVWPLGTFALFSMAGTRRMQRLGDLVFDTMVIDEAREFVGRAAGITTGVERIPRHECSGRYSVPERTLAVIERLFEGDRLISDGRREEIGRCLSVAIRQRLGFEEPGPDPRNPNTYFTNTPQKHTLFLRRVLKTFAEDPTEADHSSDSLEDVVIEVLEEPEPAPVPTFETATVGDEGEAR from the coding sequence ATGTCCGACGATTCCTCCAAATTGACAGTCGATACTCGCGTGACGGTGGAAACACCGGAGGGCGTGGATTTTCGTTTTGTCATCGCGGGGCCGGGCAAGCGAGGCAGGGCGTTTGTCATTGACGTGTTCGTCAAAATCGCCATCACCATGTTGGGGTGGCTGCTGGTCGTCGCCATGACGGCATTGATGACCGGAGCAGATTATGACTTTCAAGTGTCCGGCGTGAGTGTCGGGCTGATGTCGGTATTGGCGTTTTCGCTGACGTGGCTGTACGGCGCTTGCTTTGAAGCGTTTTGGAACGGCCAAACACCAGGCAAACGTTCGGAAAATCTGCGAGTCGTGCGGACGAATGGCACGCCGGTTGGCTGGTTCGAAGCCTTCGGTCGTAACCTCGTATTGTTTGTCGATCTCCTGCCGCTGTTAGTCGTGTGGCCGCTGGGCACCTTCGCACTGTTTTCCATGGCGGGGACACGGCGCATGCAACGGCTGGGCGATCTTGTCTTCGACACAATGGTGATCGACGAAGCTCGCGAATTTGTCGGTCGAGCTGCCGGGATCACCACGGGCGTCGAACGAATTCCTCGCCACGAATGCAGCGGCCGTTATTCCGTCCCTGAACGCACTCTGGCCGTGATCGAACGGCTGTTCGAAGGTGACCGACTGATCTCCGACGGCCGTCGCGAAGAAATCGGTCGCTGTCTGTCGGTCGCAATCCGGCAGCGTCTTGGCTTTGAAGAACCCGGCCCCGATCCACGCAACCCGAACACCTACTTCACCAACACGCCTCAAAAACACACGCTGTTTTTAAGACGTGTACTCAAGACGTTTGCCGAGGATCCAACCGAAGCGGACCACTCGTCCGATAGCCTTGAGGACGTGGTTATTGAGGTCCTGGAAGAACCTGAACCTGCTCCCGTGCCGACTTTCGAAACGGCGACCGTTGGCGATGAAGGTGAAGCACGTTGA
- a CDS encoding phosphopantothenoylcysteine decarboxylase: MRILITAGPTREYVDDVRFLSNASSGRMGYALAEAAIAAGHEVILVTGPVDLDVPDGAKVSAIETTDELRMSCLELFPSCDGIIATAAVCDYRPRERVHGKMTKTGQPIVLELVETSDVLAELGAQKGHRWVVGFALESQDPRNNAMRKLRMKQCDCIVLNDTSAISSLENRVEILSPDAETQAEFTGLKTDVAAQLITFIEQRIAR, translated from the coding sequence ATGCGCATCCTGATCACGGCCGGGCCGACTCGCGAATACGTCGACGACGTGCGTTTCCTTTCGAACGCCAGCAGCGGCCGCATGGGCTACGCTCTGGCCGAAGCCGCCATCGCTGCCGGACACGAAGTGATTCTGGTCACCGGCCCGGTCGATTTAGACGTCCCGGATGGTGCCAAAGTATCGGCAATCGAAACGACTGACGAACTGCGGATGTCGTGTCTGGAGTTATTTCCTTCCTGTGATGGGATCATCGCGACGGCTGCCGTCTGCGACTATCGGCCGCGCGAACGAGTTCACGGGAAGATGACCAAGACCGGACAGCCGATCGTACTGGAACTGGTCGAAACCTCAGACGTGCTGGCAGAACTGGGAGCTCAAAAAGGGCACCGTTGGGTCGTCGGCTTCGCTCTGGAATCGCAGGACCCTCGCAACAACGCCATGCGTAAGCTGCGAATGAAACAGTGCGACTGCATTGTGCTAAACGACACCTCCGCCATTTCATCACTGGAGAACCGCGTCGAAATCCTGTCGCCGGACGCAGAAACACAGGCCGAATTCACAGGCCTGAAGACGGACGTGGCAGCTCAACTGATCACGTTTATCGAACAACGCATTGCGCGGTAG
- a CDS encoding molybdopterin-dependent oxidoreductase: MALYSPQTDPKYQRGDAPVADDPTAGVVVSPDTQRDNRVPDGQYRTRKWPVLHATAVPQIDSSTWQLTVDGLVEEPLTFSLEQFRELPRIKVFADFHCVTAWSRLGNLWEGVSLSTLLQRAKVQAAAKFAVVGAYDANWTTNVPLAALLESDVLLADTHDGEPIDADHGGPVRLVVPRLFAWKSAKWVNRITLTADDQPGYWERLGYHDNGDPWLGQRYRDA; this comes from the coding sequence ATGGCTCTTTATAGCCCCCAAACGGATCCGAAGTATCAACGCGGCGACGCTCCCGTTGCTGATGACCCCACGGCTGGCGTGGTCGTTTCTCCTGACACTCAACGCGACAACCGTGTCCCGGACGGCCAGTATCGCACTCGAAAATGGCCCGTCCTGCACGCCACCGCTGTGCCCCAAATCGATTCGTCCACATGGCAGCTGACGGTCGATGGACTGGTCGAAGAACCACTCACCTTTTCACTGGAACAATTTCGAGAGCTACCGCGAATCAAAGTCTTTGCCGATTTTCATTGTGTGACGGCATGGTCGAGGCTGGGCAATCTTTGGGAGGGCGTTTCGCTATCGACTTTGCTGCAACGGGCCAAAGTGCAAGCCGCTGCGAAGTTTGCCGTCGTTGGCGCCTACGATGCTAACTGGACCACCAACGTGCCGCTGGCTGCTCTATTGGAATCCGACGTGTTATTGGCGGATACTCACGATGGCGAACCGATTGATGCTGATCACGGCGGCCCGGTTCGGTTAGTCGTGCCGCGGCTGTTCGCGTGGAAGAGTGCTAAATGGGTGAATCGGATCACGCTGACGGCGGACGATCAGCCCGGTTATTGGGAACGACTCGGATACCACGACAACGGCGATCCCTGGCTGGGACAACGCTACCGCGACGCGTAA